The region TACGGGGCCCAGGCCCGTCTCGGCATCGACCTCGCGGTCGCCGAGGTCAACGCGGCCGGCGGGGTGCCCGGGGGACCCGTGCGCGTCCTGTACGAGGACGACCGGTCGGATCCCCGCACCGCGGTCGCGCGAGCGGTGCGGCTCGCCCAGCACGGGACCGTGGTCGCCGTCATCGGCCCGGTCTCGTCGGCGCCGCGGGACGCGGTGGCGCCCGTCCTCGACCGCCTGAGCCTGCCGCTGCTCTACGCCACGAACTACGAGGGCGGCGGCTGCGGGGCGCGGCTGTTCTGCTTCGGCACCGTGCCCAATCAGGACCTGGGCCAGCTGATCCCGCACGTGGCCGCGGCCGGGGGCCGCCGCTTCTTCCTCATCGGCGCCGACTACACCTGGCCCGAGGCGATGTTCCGCCGAGCCCGGCCGCTGATCGCGTCGCTCGGGGCCGAGGTGGTCGGCGAGGAGCTGCTGCCCTGGGGGATCCGCGATTTCAGCCGGCTGCTCGCCCTCGTCCGGGCCAGCGGCGCGACCTCGCTGCTGCTCGCGCTGCCGGGCCGGGACGGCATCACGCTGATCGACCAGGCGGCGACCGCCGGCGTGCTGAAGGACCGGGCCGTGGCGTTCCTCGGCCTCAACGAGGCATTGCTGGGGAGTCTCGGGGCCGGGCGGGCCGAGGGGCTGTTCTGCGCCGTCCCGATGGTCATGGACAGCCCGGAGCCGGGCGTCCGCGACTTCGTCGGTCGGGTGCAACGGCAGGCCGGGGCCGCCGTGGTCGTCTCCGGCTACGTCCTCACGCACTACAACGCGGTGATGGCGTGCGTGTCCGCGCTCCGGAAGGCCGGCACGGCCGATCGGGACGCGGTGACGGCCGGTCTGCCGGGGCTCACCTTCGACAGCCCGACAGGCCCGGTCAGCGTGGGCCGCGATCACCACGTCACGCTCGCCATGTACCTCGCCCGAAGCGCCGGCGGCCGGCTGGCCCTCGTCCGGCCCCTCGGCCGGCTGGCCCCCGAGTCGGGCTGCGGCTCCTAGCTGGGCAAGGCATGTGTTGGGGTAACGCTCACCCGCGATTCACCATGCGATGCATCGAGAGGCTGTCCGAGCGGCGGCTTTTGCCGCCGCAACGACGGGGGGGTATCGGGGGGGTGTTCCGACACCCCCCCGAAGATCTAGGCGGGGGGGCATCGGGGGGGTGTTCCGACACCCCCCCGAAATGACCTAGGCGGCCGCATGGGACCGGCGACGCACCACCATGCAGGTCACGTCGTCCGCCCGCGGGCGCCCGGCCACGAACCCCTCCACCGCGCCCAGCAGCGCGGCCAGCATGGCGTCCGGCGGCTGCGCCGCCAGCGCCGCCGCCAGCCGGGCGCTGCCGAACTCGCTCCCATCCGGCGCGGTCGCTTCGGTCACGCCATCGGTGTAGAGAAACAGGCTGGCGCCGGCCGGCAGGGCCGCCTGTCGCTCCTCGAAGCGCTGGTCCGGGAACATGCCGAGGGCGGCCCCGCGCGTCCTCGGCAGCGGCGCGACCTCTCCGGAGGTCGAGACGACGAGCGGTGGCGGATGACCGCCGCTCGCGTACACGAGCTCACCGGTTTCCACGTCGAGCACGCCGTAGAAGACGGTCACGAACATGCTGGCCGGGTTGTCCTCGGCCAGGATGTTGCTGGCCGCGCCGAGACACGCGGCCGGCCCCGCCGCTCCGGGCGCGACCGCGCGCAGCAGGGTCCGCGACACCGCCATGAACAGCGCCGCGCCGACACCCTTGTCGGAGACGTCGGCGATGACCAGCCCGAGCCGCGTCCGGTCCAGCCAGAAGAAGTCGTAGAAGTCGCCCCCCACCTCGAGGGCCGGGATCATGCGGGCGGCGAGATCGACGGCGGCGTGCGGGGGAAAGGCACTGGGCAGGATCGCCTGCTGCATCCGCCGGGCCACGTCCAGCTCCTGGCGGATCGAGACGAGCTGGCCGTGGGCGGCGAAGCTGTCGCTCACCGCGGCGAAGAACGGCCGCCACGCCGCCGGCACCGCCGGGATCGCGGCGTCGGGCTGACGGCTCGCCGCGTCGATGTGGCCGACGAGTCGGGTCGCCGGGACGACGAATTCGCGCCGGGTCGCCATGTGCGCCACGAGCAGCAAGACGACGAGACCGAGCAGGGGGGCGACGACGGCGACGCCACTCCGCGCCGCGATGCTGGCGGCGAGGTCGAGCCGGGGGACGAGGTAGACGAGCCGCCACGGCGCCTGGTCCAGTTCGGCGGCGAAGACCAGGTGGCCGTCCGCCGCCTCGAGCCGGCGAGTCGCCGCGGCGATCGCCCGGGTGATGCCCGGGCGGCGCGCTTCGGGCGCCAGCGCGTCGAGCGCCGCGGCGCGCCCCGGGTCGCCCCGGTCGACCGCGCCGGCCATCGCCAGCACCCGGTCGTCCGGGTCGAGCAGCACCAGACGGCCGAGCGGATAGCGGAGCTGGGCCGCGATCTCGCCCAGCGCCTCCAGCGGAATCAGGGCGGCCACGGTGCCGACAAAGCGGTCACCGTCGTAGACCGGCGCCCCGGCGCCGACGACCGCGCCCTTGCCGGCGGGGTCGTCCTCGATGCCGATCCAGAAGCGATGGCGGCCGGGGTTCTCCTCCGGCGTGCCGCGAGCGAAGAGCGCCCGCCCGCGTGGGTCCGGCTCCAGCGGGAACAGGCGGGACGAGATCCAGGGGAAGACGGCCACCGTGCCGCCGGCCGACACGAAGCTCTGCCACGCGATGAACGGCGCCGCCTGAGCATCGGCGGTGAAGGTGGGGCCGAGGCCGAGGGCGATCCGTGTCTCGCGCTGAAACTCCGGCGCCGGGAGGGCGGCGCGGGCCATCACGTTGCCGTGGCCCCGGCGGTCGATCCCCGGGGGCGGATCATCCAGGGTGAGCAGGTCGCCCGGCGCCGGCGCCAGCGCGGAGCGGGGCGGGGCGGCCCCGGGGTCGCTGGCCAGCGCCTCTGCCCGCGACCGAAGCGCGTCGACGGCGTCGACGGTCGCGGCCACCAGCGCGCTCAGCTCGACCAGCCGCTCGGACAGGCGCAGGGCGATCCGGTCCCGCTCGGCCGCTTCCTCTCGGGCGTACTCCACGGCGACGAGGCCGGCCGAGAGCAGCAGCACGATCGCGAAGGTCGCGGTGAGGATGAAGCCGTAGCGCCGGGCGATCGCGGCGGACGAGGTTCCGCTCATGAGCGAGAAGCCGCCAGCCGGCTTCGCGCCGGGGAGGGTACATGGACGTGACGTTCGACCGACTCGAGGATTGCCTCGTCGTCCGGCTGCGCGGCCGGCTCGACCGATTGACCTCGGGTCCCTTCGAGCAGACCCTGCAGCGGGAGATGACACCACCCGCGGTGTCCGTCGCCTTCGACTGCCGGCACCTCGAGTACGTCAGCAGCGCCGGCCTGCGCGTCGTGCTGGCGACGGCGAAGGCGCTCCGCCCCGCCGGGCACAGCGTGGTGCTCTTCGGCATGCAGCCCATGGTGCGCGAGGTGTTCGACATCAGCGGCTTCAGCGAGTTCCTGGCGATCCTGCTCGACGAGCCGGCCGCGCTGGCGGCCGTGCGGGCCCCCGGGCGTGGGCTGCCCGGCTGAGGCGGTCGCCGTCCCGCTCAATGCTCGAAGTGGAACGTCACGACGCACCGGTCGCCATCCCGCGAGGAGGAGGCGCGGTCGGCCACCCGGCGCAGGAGGAAACCGGCGAGCCGGCGGTCGCCGCCCTCCACCTCCAGGATCTCGCGCTCGGTGGGACGCCGCTCCGGCAGCTCGAGCATGGCCCCCGTGTAGCGCACCTGGACGTCCAGGTTGAACTCGTCGAAGGCGACGGTGATGCTGAACGGACCCGTCGTCTCGGGCGCGTCGAGGAGCGTCTCCACGCACTGGTGGATGGCGTAGGTGGCGCGGCGGACGATCTCGCGCCGGGCGCCCCAGGCCGCCCCCCGCTCCTCCATGAAGTCCTCGACCCGCACCGGGTCGTATTCCGCCGGCTCGATGGTGAGCGCGACGCGCTGCCGCACGCCGAGGCGGAAGAGCGTGTTGAGGAGGATCCCGGTCAGGGTCCCGAAGACCAGTGAGGATTCGAGCATGGGCCGGATCGAGGCGGGCGCCGTCTTGAAGATCTCCGGGAACACGTCGGCCGCCAGGGCGGCGACGATCGCCAGGCCGATGACGAGCGTCTTCCGCGTGTCCAGCATCCGGGAGGCGATGGTCTCGATCCCGTTCAGCAGCGTGAAGCAGGCGGTGAAGACCAGGACCGAGCCCACGACCGGCGGCGGCAGCAGCGCGAAGAGCCGGGGGAACGCCGGCACGAATGCCAGCAGGATCAGGATAGCGCCGATCGCGTAGGCCACCCGGCGGCTGGCCACCCCGGTCGCCGCGGCGAGGCCCACGCAGCTCGGCGCCGAGTTGCCGCCGACGGTCCCGAAGAGCCCCGAGACGGTCGTGCCGACCCCGTCGGCGAGGACCCCCCGGGTGATCGAGCGCATCTCCGGGCGCACCCACCCGGTGTCGTTCATCCGCTGGCTGAGGCTGACGAGGCCGACGGTCTTGAGCGTCGCCGCCAGGGCGCCGATGCCGAACGGGACGAGGAGCAGGGGATCGAACGCCCAGCCGACGTGCCCGAGGCGGGGCAGGGCCACCACCGGGCCGAGGGCCACCTCGGCCAGCGCGCCGCCCGCCAGCCCGCCGGTGGTGAGCGCCGCGAGGGAGCCGGTGGCCATGCCGACGAGCGCGCACACGATGCGGAGCCGGCCCTTGGTCCAGACGCTGAGCCCGACCATCGGGACCAGGGTCGCCACGGCGACCAGCCACTGGGCGGCGCTCAGCGGACCGGCGCCACGGAGGAGATACCTGAGGCCGATGGCGGCGGTCGTCGTCCCGGTCAGGAAGATCACCAGCCCCGCCAGCTCGGGCGGCATGAACGGGCGCAGGTGCCGGACGGTGCGCGACAGGGCGCCCTCGGCCACGCCCGCCGCGATCGTCATGCCGGCCATCAGCGGCAGCCCTCCCGACTGGACGGCCTGCAGCGAAGGACCGACGTAGATGCCCGTGAAGACGGGCGGGACGAGATACCCGCTCCCGAGCCGCGGAGAGGCCTGGAGCAGCGTGCCGATGCCGAGGGCGAGCATCGACAGGCCGAGCACGCTCGTCACGACCTCCGCGGGCGCGGCCGCCTGCCGCGCCAGCAGGAGGGGCACGACGAGAAAGATCGCCATCACGCCGATGTGCTGCACGGCGCAGAGCAGCGTGACACCGAGGGGCGGCGCGTCGTCGACGCCGAACTGCAGCGTGACCGGCTTCTTCGCCGTCGACGCCGGACCTCCCGGTTCCCGTCGCGCCACGTCGCTCCGGTCGCTGGCAGGCATGTGTCCGCCCATTCTAACGCGGCTGACCCGCGCTTCTCCGTCGGAGCCGGAGCCGGACCCCCTCCGGTCCGGTGCGCGACGCCCCCCGGCCCGCCCGGCCGCGCTCGACCGGGCGACAGGGCGCCCTATCGCGGCACGCTGAGCGGGTGGCCGCTGGTGACGACGACCGGCGGGTCGAAGGTGTGGACGCGGTCGCCCACCTCGAGGTGTCGCAGCACGAGCTCGCCGGCCTGGACCGTCAGCGTCGCGCGGCTCCCCGTGATCTCGACCGTGCCCCAGGCCGTCCCGGCGGTGAAAAGGCACCGGAAGTCGTCGGCCGGGCCCGGGGGGGCGAAGCCGAGCCGGGCGGCCGGCGCGCTGTACCCGTAGCCGGACAGCGCCAGCAGCAGCGCCCACGACGAGAGCGCGCGGGCGTAGTGGTGGCCGCACTCGAACTCGTCCCAGGGGTTGCGGCGGATGCCGTCGTGGCGCCGGCGCACGCCGCGCACGATCTCGAGGCCGGCCTCGACGTCGCCCTGGTAGATGAGAAGCCCGGCCACCGCGTACTCGGCGCCGGTCCAGCACTCGTCGGCGTACGGGAACGGATAGCGCGGCCGCCCGCCGTGGGGCCAGGTGCACTGGAGCAGACCGGCCTCGTCGTTGACGGCGTAGGCGCGCTGGCAGCTCTCGTGGGCCGCGACCGAGCGGCGGAAGTTGTATCGGAAGATCGAGCGGGCGGCGGCGCGCACGTGCTCTTCCGGCAGCAGGTAACCCAGCCCGACGACGTGGGCGAACCACTGGCCGAGGAGCTGATCGGACAGGCAGCCGGGGCCGTACTGGTAGCGCGGCATCGGCTCGCCCGCGCGGAAGGCGGGCGGGTGGCGCGGCGGGTACTTGCCCTTGTGGACCTCGTGCGGCGCGGGCATCCGCACGGCCTGCACGTAGTACTCGCCGTTCCAGAGCTCGCGGTCGTAGCGCGCGCGGCCCGAGGCGTAGAGGCGCGCGTACTCGTCGGCGTCGGGGTCCCCCAGGTAGCGGGCGATCTCCTCGGCGGCCCGGAGCGCGCCCAGGTAGAGCGCGCCGCACATCGTGTTCGGGCCGTAGAACTCGACGTCGTACGTGTTGTGCTGCTCGCCCTCCATGACGCCGTCGCGGTCGGGGTCCCACCGCGTCCAGGCGAAGGCCAGCGTCTTCTTCGCCTGCGGCCAGAGCGCGCGGAGGTAGGCGTCGTCGCCCGAGATGAGCCACTCGCGGTAGAGCTTCATGATCGTGCCCATCTGGCCGTCGGCCGCCGCCACGTAGTTCCAGACCACGCCCGGCCGCAGCGGCAGCATCGTCCGGAACTTCTGCTCCCCGTCGGGCAGCGTGTTGTGCTGGTAATCGGTCAGGCGAACCGAGCGCTCGAGGTGCGGAAAGAGGAAGGCGAGCGCCTGCGCGTAGTTCCACACGTGGGTGGAGTTCATCGGGCAGCAGCCGGCGTCGTCGTCGCATCCCTCGAAGGCGTGGAAGCGCCCGTCGGCGGTCCGCAGGCAGGTGGTCGTCCGGATGATCGACATCTGGCTCGAGACGGCGTCGATGACCTCGTCCGGCACGGTCGACGTGAAGAGCGCGTCGCGGAAGGCGCCGGTGCTCGCCGTGAGCGCGTCGAGCCGCTCGACGGCCTCCGCGGCCGCCGCCCAGGCGTCGGCCCACCGGGTGGCGAACCAGTTGGTCATCCGCTGGCCGACGACGCTCTGGCCGGGGAGGGTCTCGACCGGGCCCCAGTAATTGACGAGGTTCGGGAAGTGCCAGGCCAGGACGATCGGGAGGTCCACCGTCCGGCCCGGCTCGAGGCGGGCGATCAGACCCAGTGTCCCGGCGTCCGTCTCGCCGGGCGGGCTCGGCGTCCCCTCGGCGCGGTCGGGCAGCCGGCCGTCGGCCCGGAAGTCGTCCCAGAAGTCCTGGATGTCGTCGAACCACCCGCTTCGCTCCCAGTGCTCGGAGAACGTCACGTCGGGCCACGGCGTGGCCACCGCCAGCGTTCCGGCGCCGGGATGCGCGCCGTCCCCGCCGGGTCGGCTCATCCGGAGCCCGCGGAGGCGGCCCTCGTCGGTCCACTGATTGACGTTGCCGCCGAACATGGGGTGGCGGCGTCCGCGGCGCAAGCTCCCGATGCCGTCGTAGCCGACGGGGTTGAGCTGGGTGTAGGCCAGCGTGACCTCGACCGGCCGGGCCGACGGGTTTCGCAGGCGCCAGCGGAAGACGGCCACCGGCAGGCCCGAGACGTGGTCGTCGAAGGGCGCGAAGGGGGTGAACGCTTCCAGCGTGACCTCGACGGGCAGGACCCGGTCGTGGAAGCGGACGGTCGCGATCGGATAGGTGCCGACGAACGTCGCCTCCTCCAGACGCGGCAGCCCGGCGACTGCCCAGGGAGACAGCCCGCGGTCGGCGATGAACGGGGGCAGGAGCTGCCGTTCGAGGAGCCGCGCGACCGCCTCGCCGCCCTCCGGCCTGGCCCACATCGCGAAGAAGCAGAGCGGCAGGTCGCGCCCCTTGGCCGGCCGGTTGAAGATCTCCCAGTCGCGCAGCTGGCCGCGGCCGCCCAGCGAGACCGTGCCGGTCCCGATGCCACCGAGCGGGAAGGCGATCTCCTTGAGCGCGGCCCCGGTGTAGTGGCGGGCCCGCGGGGTGAGGCCGGGGGTGGTCTCCGTGGACATCGTCATCTCCTCCCCGTGACTCGGGCGAGGGCGAGGCATCTCGCGTCGCAGCAGGAGACGCGGACCACCTCGGTGGCAGAGCTGAATTGACAGCCCCGGCACTCTAACCTACACTCCTCGCCAATTCAACGTCTGACCATAGACCGGATCAGCCGGAGACAGTTCCTCAGACAGCGCCGAACCCTCGAAGCTGGAGGATGTTATGGCTCGGAGCATCGTCTCCCGCCGGGTCTTTCTCGCCTCCTCGGTTCTCCTGACCGCCGACGCGCTGGCCCCGGGCCGCCTGGCGGCCACGCTGGTCGGACCCTGGCTCGGCGCGCCGGCCCGTGGCCTGTCCCGGCTCGTCCTCGAGGCGTGGGGGAGAGGGCCGCTCGGAGAGGACGGGCCCGACCAGTTCGCCTGCGTCGTCACCTTCGCCGACGGCCATGCCTTCGAGCAGCTCCTCGAGCCGGGCCGGCGCATCGCCAGCGAGGTCCTGGACGGGAGCCATCGGGCCCGGTTCGCCCTGGATCTCGCGAGCCCGCCGGCGGCGGCGCTGGCCGCGCGCCAGAGCCTCGAGACGGTCCGCTCGGTCGAGCTGGTGAAGGCCGGCGGGGCGCGCCCGTGGCGGTGCGAGGCGCTCGGCCTCTGGGCCGACGACACGCTCGTGCTGGCCCGGTACGTCGACGACGGCGTCCTGGAGGAGCCCGGTGACACAGTCCGGGTCACGGTCGAGCCCCAGGGCACGCTCCGGGCGCTCGCGCTCCGGCTGGCGACCGCCAACGAGGACTTCGCCGCCACTGACAACGACATCTACGGCAACGTGGCCTTCGCCGACGGCACCCTCCTCTACTCCGCCGCGAATCGGCTCCTGACCCACGGCATGGCGCGCGGGGCCTCTGCGTCCTTCATGCTGCCGATCCCGCGGGGCCTCGACCAGGATCCGGCCGACATCGAGGAGGTGTACCTGCGGAAGGCGGGGAGCAACGGCTGGCTGCTCCGAAGCGTGGAGCTGTTCGCCAACGGCGGCGCGGTCCCGGTCATCGCCAATCGCGCGGTGAACCAGTTCCTCGACAATCAAGCGGCCGTGCTGCGGCATCGGGACTGGTCCTCGCGGTCCATCCTGACGCCGGTGGAGTCCCCGGCCAGCACGCCCCTCCGCGGCGTGACGTATCGGATCTCGGGCCCGGTGCTGGGCCATCTGACCGACACGACGGCGAGGATCGTCTACCGGGTCGAGCGCGAGGGGACGTACCGACTCAAGGTCTACCGGTACGGCACCACGACCGTGCTGCAGCAGATCACGGCGGGGCTCCAGCCGGCCGCCACCTTCGTCGTGACGGGCCTGAGCCCGAACACGCCCTACGCGTTCGAGCTGTTCCACCTCGTGAGCGGCGTGGAGCGCCGGGTGCCCGGCAGCGGGGGTGCGGTCCGGACCTTCCCGCCCGACGGCGCCTCGGTCCACTTCCGGATCGCGATCGGCTCCTGCGCGAACAACAAGAAGTTCCCCGCCCAGCCCGCGTGGGACGCGATCACCGCGCGGGCCCTGGGTCCAGGGGTCGACCCCGCGGCTCGGCCGGACCGGTTGCGCTTCTTCATTCACCTCGGAGACACGATGTACTTCTACGACGACGTGGTCGGCCCCCCGCCCGAGACGGTCTCAGGCATGCTGGCCGCGCACCTCTCGGCGCGCAAGCACCCCGCCTTCCTGCGGATGGCGCAGCAGCTCCCGTGCTACGCGGTGTGGGACGACCACGACTTCGCGGGCAACAACACCGACGCCCCCGACCTCGGCGCCCGGAAGGTGTTCGCCCGGAACGCCTTCCTCCAGTACTGGGCCAATCCGATCCGGCCCGATCTCGCCTTCGGGCTCGCCGCCCGGTTCGGCTACGGCAACGTGGACTTCTACCTGATGGACGGGCGGTACAACCGGGACAAGGCGGCCGGCGTGCTCTTCGGGCGGCCCCAGCTCCGGTGGGTGCTCGACGATATCCGCAGGCGGGGCCCGGGACGGCTGCGCATCCTCCTGAGCGGGAGCACCTGGACCCACTCGCGAACGGACGGCCACAAGGAGGCGTACGGAAACGGGACCTACACTGCCGAGCGGGAGTGGTTCTACGGGCAGCTCGCCACGCTCATCGGCAGCCCGATCTGGGGCCTGGTGTTCGCGTCGGGCGATGTCCACTGCAACCATCTCTACGAGATCGTCCTGCCCCGCGGCGGCGCCCGGGTCGCCCCCGAGGTCGTCGCCTCGCCGATCGCGAATAAGCCGGGTGACGACTGCCCCTTCCCAATAACCGGCCCTGGACCCGAGTTCCGGTGGGGCGAATACAAGCGCGGGTTCGCCACCCTCCAGATCAACACGACGCGCCTCCCGTGGACGCTGACGGTGGTCTTCTACCGGGAAGACGGCGTCGAGTACCGCCGGAAGACCTACACGGTCCGCGACGGCCAGCTCCGGTACTGAGAGCCCGCGAAGCGCGGAGTTGAGTCCTCAGTGCGTGTCGAACACCTCTCTGGTAGAGCGCCAGCCGCTCTGTGCCAAGGAGTCGGGCCATGCTGATCGTCGACGCGCAGGTGCACATCTGGGGTGCCGACACGCCCGAGCGGCCCTGGCCGCCGGGACGGGCGCATCAGGCGCAGAAGCCCTATCCCGTCACCCGGGAGATGGTCCTCGCCGAGATGGAGGCGGCCTCCGTGGATCGCGCGGTGATCGTGCCGCCATCGTGGGAGGGCGACCGCAACGACCTCGCGCTCGAGGCGGCCCGCTCGCACCCCGACCGGTTCGCGGTGATGGGCCGGCTGGCCGTCGAGCGACCCGAGAGCCGGGCACTGGTCCCACGCTGGAAGGAGCAGCCCGGGATGCTGGGGCTCCGCTTCACGTTCCATACGGAGCTGCAGCGCCCCTGGCTCACCGAGGGGACGGCCGACTGGCTGTGGCCGGCGGCCGAGAAGGCCGAGGTTCCGGTGATGGTGTACGTGCCCGGCTCGCTCGGCGTGGTGGACCGCATCGCGGCGCAGCACCGGGGGCTGCGCCTGGTCCTCGATCATCTCGCCATCGACACCCGCTCGCAGGACGACGCCGCGTTTGCGCACCTGCCCGAG is a window of Candidatus Methylomirabilota bacterium DNA encoding:
- a CDS encoding substrate-binding protein, translated to MDERARAPAGWTRRGWLAVALAAGGLLESRGLGWGADAAGPTLGALLPLSGELAAYGAQARLGIDLAVAEVNAAGGVPGGPVRVLYEDDRSDPRTAVARAVRLAQHGTVVAVIGPVSSAPRDAVAPVLDRLSLPLLYATNYEGGGCGARLFCFGTVPNQDLGQLIPHVAAAGGRRFFLIGADYTWPEAMFRRARPLIASLGAEVVGEELLPWGIRDFSRLLALVRASGATSLLLALPGRDGITLIDQAATAGVLKDRAVAFLGLNEALLGSLGAGRAEGLFCAVPMVMDSPEPGVRDFVGRVQRQAGAAVVVSGYVLTHYNAVMACVSALRKAGTADRDAVTAGLPGLTFDSPTGPVSVGRDHHVTLAMYLARSAGGRLALVRPLGRLAPESGCGS
- a CDS encoding SpoIIE family protein phosphatase; amino-acid sequence: MSGTSSAAIARRYGFILTATFAIVLLLSAGLVAVEYAREEAAERDRIALRLSERLVELSALVAATVDAVDALRSRAEALASDPGAAPPRSALAPAPGDLLTLDDPPPGIDRRGHGNVMARAALPAPEFQRETRIALGLGPTFTADAQAAPFIAWQSFVSAGGTVAVFPWISSRLFPLEPDPRGRALFARGTPEENPGRHRFWIGIEDDPAGKGAVVGAGAPVYDGDRFVGTVAALIPLEALGEIAAQLRYPLGRLVLLDPDDRVLAMAGAVDRGDPGRAAALDALAPEARRPGITRAIAAATRRLEAADGHLVFAAELDQAPWRLVYLVPRLDLAASIAARSGVAVVAPLLGLVVLLLVAHMATRREFVVPATRLVGHIDAASRQPDAAIPAVPAAWRPFFAAVSDSFAAHGQLVSIRQELDVARRMQQAILPSAFPPHAAVDLAARMIPALEVGGDFYDFFWLDRTRLGLVIADVSDKGVGAALFMAVSRTLLRAVAPGAAGPAACLGAASNILAEDNPASMFVTVFYGVLDVETGELVYASGGHPPPLVVSTSGEVAPLPRTRGAALGMFPDQRFEERQAALPAGASLFLYTDGVTEATAPDGSEFGSARLAAALAAQPPDAMLAALLGAVEGFVAGRPRADDVTCMVVRRRSHAAA
- a CDS encoding STAS domain-containing protein produces the protein MDVTFDRLEDCLVVRLRGRLDRLTSGPFEQTLQREMTPPAVSVAFDCRHLEYVSSAGLRVVLATAKALRPAGHSVVLFGMQPMVREVFDISGFSEFLAILLDEPAALAAVRAPGRGLPG
- a CDS encoding solute carrier family 23 protein, which codes for MPASDRSDVARREPGGPASTAKKPVTLQFGVDDAPPLGVTLLCAVQHIGVMAIFLVVPLLLARQAAAPAEVVTSVLGLSMLALGIGTLLQASPRLGSGYLVPPVFTGIYVGPSLQAVQSGGLPLMAGMTIAAGVAEGALSRTVRHLRPFMPPELAGLVIFLTGTTTAAIGLRYLLRGAGPLSAAQWLVAVATLVPMVGLSVWTKGRLRIVCALVGMATGSLAALTTGGLAGGALAEVALGPVVALPRLGHVGWAFDPLLLVPFGIGALAATLKTVGLVSLSQRMNDTGWVRPEMRSITRGVLADGVGTTVSGLFGTVGGNSAPSCVGLAAATGVASRRVAYAIGAILILLAFVPAFPRLFALLPPPVVGSVLVFTACFTLLNGIETIASRMLDTRKTLVIGLAIVAALAADVFPEIFKTAPASIRPMLESSLVFGTLTGILLNTLFRLGVRQRVALTIEPAEYDPVRVEDFMEERGAAWGARREIVRRATYAIHQCVETLLDAPETTGPFSITVAFDEFNLDVQVRYTGAMLELPERRPTEREILEVEGGDRRLAGFLLRRVADRASSSRDGDRCVVTFHFEH
- a CDS encoding GH116 family glycosyl-hydrolase — encoded protein: MSTETTPGLTPRARHYTGAALKEIAFPLGGIGTGTVSLGGRGQLRDWEIFNRPAKGRDLPLCFFAMWARPEGGEAVARLLERQLLPPFIADRGLSPWAVAGLPRLEEATFVGTYPIATVRFHDRVLPVEVTLEAFTPFAPFDDHVSGLPVAVFRWRLRNPSARPVEVTLAYTQLNPVGYDGIGSLRRGRRHPMFGGNVNQWTDEGRLRGLRMSRPGGDGAHPGAGTLAVATPWPDVTFSEHWERSGWFDDIQDFWDDFRADGRLPDRAEGTPSPPGETDAGTLGLIARLEPGRTVDLPIVLAWHFPNLVNYWGPVETLPGQSVVGQRMTNWFATRWADAWAAAAEAVERLDALTASTGAFRDALFTSTVPDEVIDAVSSQMSIIRTTTCLRTADGRFHAFEGCDDDAGCCPMNSTHVWNYAQALAFLFPHLERSVRLTDYQHNTLPDGEQKFRTMLPLRPGVVWNYVAAADGQMGTIMKLYREWLISGDDAYLRALWPQAKKTLAFAWTRWDPDRDGVMEGEQHNTYDVEFYGPNTMCGALYLGALRAAEEIARYLGDPDADEYARLYASGRARYDRELWNGEYYVQAVRMPAPHEVHKGKYPPRHPPAFRAGEPMPRYQYGPGCLSDQLLGQWFAHVVGLGYLLPEEHVRAAARSIFRYNFRRSVAAHESCQRAYAVNDEAGLLQCTWPHGGRPRYPFPYADECWTGAEYAVAGLLIYQGDVEAGLEIVRGVRRRHDGIRRNPWDEFECGHHYARALSSWALLLALSGYGYSAPAARLGFAPPGPADDFRCLFTAGTAWGTVEITGSRATLTVQAGELVLRHLEVGDRVHTFDPPVVVTSGHPLSVPR
- a CDS encoding alkaline phosphatase D family protein, whose product is MARSIVSRRVFLASSVLLTADALAPGRLAATLVGPWLGAPARGLSRLVLEAWGRGPLGEDGPDQFACVVTFADGHAFEQLLEPGRRIASEVLDGSHRARFALDLASPPAAALAARQSLETVRSVELVKAGGARPWRCEALGLWADDTLVLARYVDDGVLEEPGDTVRVTVEPQGTLRALALRLATANEDFAATDNDIYGNVAFADGTLLYSAANRLLTHGMARGASASFMLPIPRGLDQDPADIEEVYLRKAGSNGWLLRSVELFANGGAVPVIANRAVNQFLDNQAAVLRHRDWSSRSILTPVESPASTPLRGVTYRISGPVLGHLTDTTARIVYRVEREGTYRLKVYRYGTTTVLQQITAGLQPAATFVVTGLSPNTPYAFELFHLVSGVERRVPGSGGAVRTFPPDGASVHFRIAIGSCANNKKFPAQPAWDAITARALGPGVDPAARPDRLRFFIHLGDTMYFYDDVVGPPPETVSGMLAAHLSARKHPAFLRMAQQLPCYAVWDDHDFAGNNTDAPDLGARKVFARNAFLQYWANPIRPDLAFGLAARFGYGNVDFYLMDGRYNRDKAAGVLFGRPQLRWVLDDIRRRGPGRLRILLSGSTWTHSRTDGHKEAYGNGTYTAEREWFYGQLATLIGSPIWGLVFASGDVHCNHLYEIVLPRGGARVAPEVVASPIANKPGDDCPFPITGPGPEFRWGEYKRGFATLQINTTRLPWTLTVVFYREDGVEYRRKTYTVRDGQLRY
- a CDS encoding amidohydrolase family protein; translation: MLIVDAQVHIWGADTPERPWPPGRAHQAQKPYPVTREMVLAEMEAASVDRAVIVPPSWEGDRNDLALEAARSHPDRFAVMGRLAVERPESRALVPRWKEQPGMLGLRFTFHTELQRPWLTEGTADWLWPAAEKAEVPVMVYVPGSLGVVDRIAAQHRGLRLVLDHLAIDTRSQDDAAFAHLPE